The Oryza brachyantha chromosome 6, ObraRS2, whole genome shotgun sequence region CAGCCACCTCAGCATTGTGTGTCTGTGTCTGCCCTGGCATGACTATCTGTTCAGTTCCTGTATAAATACTATTGTGCAAATGAAAGTACCAGATTGTCACATGTGGAAGTGTTTCCCTTGCCTCGGTTTTAATTAACATTTTAAGTTTTCTTTAGCTTCTAATTATGAAATACTGGCATTGACCGTAGCTCTGgtattcttttaataattacCAATACTTGAGGTGAAGGAGTCGCCACCGAGAGATTGACCTGCGAGAACTTTTTTTTCcgtttttgcttttaaattttttatgttaaatttaaagtttttttagagttttttttatcaaattattttcagcTTTGCTCTTAAATCTCTaaggacacatatataaaaattttatttctaaattatttttttcttgcaaatatTAGCAAACAATTGGCAGTGGGTCTTCATTTCTTTCTGACGTGCTTGCataatatctataaatattaatttttttccctatacTAATCTATCATTGTTTTTAACCAAACATTAGATACTAGTATACGTATACGTTACCTGTTGCTTGGTTAGAAAACAATACTTGCTAGAATCGTACCTCATCtttatataagatatataacATAGTTAATTTGAtagtatttgcttttaaatagctaagaatatgctgtaaaaaattatttataaattattttttatttatatctatGTTTTTGACCTTTTCCATGTTCTTTaaggattttttattttattttctaaacctttttacatttttagatttaaaataaaactcttATATAACTTATTTCTATATCCGAAACTTTTGCCACGTCACTCCTCCTAGCATGatcgaataaaaaatatatgctaatatttttttcacacgcTAATCCACGATAGTGTTATTTGGCGATGCGGAAAAATACTGTCATGACAAACTACTAATAACATTACAGTATTATTTGACCACACCAAACATGGAGTCATTGTCGAAAATATCAGAtgggaaaataaactttggaagtgtttagtttttaaatcaaaagaaattaaaaagttgaaaaaatgaaaataaatcgGTGTGGTGTGGCGTAGTGTAGTGGTGGGTGTAAAGGAGCAGGCACAGGCAGCCCGGCCATGGTCGCGGCTGCCACCTCCTGAGAAGCTAGGAGTGGAGatctaaccctaaccctagctcCAATGTCATTCGccccgcgcctcctcctccccaccacGCCCCCCGCCCGctgccccccgccgccggcctccgcgcgCCACGGCGGCCGCACCGCGCCGGAGCTGTCCGGCCCTACcccgcgcgtcgtcgtcgtcacctccGGCAAGGGCGGCGTGGGGAAGACCACCACCACTGCCAACCTTGCCGCTTCCCTCGcccgcctctccctccccgccgtggccgtcgacgccgacgccggcctGCGGAACCTCGACCTGCTGCTCGGCCTCGAGAACCGCGTccacctcaccgccgccgacgtgctcgCTGGGGACTGCCGCCTCGACCAGGCCCTcgtccgccaccgcgccctccAGGACCTGCAGCTGCTCTGCCTCTCCAAGCCGCGCTCCAAGCTGCCCCTCGCCTTCGGCTCCAAGACCCTCACCTGGGTCGCAGACGcgcttcgccgcgccgccaacCCACCCGCCTTCATCCTCATCGACTGCCCCGCAGGTCAGCCGCAGCACCATTTCgattatcttttatttcccCCCATTCTATAAATTGCAACATTGTGCTAGTGGTGTTCGATTTATTTTCAGAGCCAGGATAAACTCTAAACTTTCTATGATGCCAGTGCAAATCTGTTATATTTATGCCTAGTGTTTCTATCATTtgtatcttaaatttatttatttatcttaccTAATGCATACAAGTGTTATTTAGGCCGCACATCAGTTTGTTTGATTTGGTTGAGTTGTAAATTTCAACCCCGATGATTGGCTATCTGATTGCAGGATAGAGATATCTGAGTTGTAAGTTGTAATTAACTGCATAGTTCTAtcatgtactacctccgttccaaaatataagtatttctgcgTGTTCTTCAAAATGAATATACATTTTTGAGAAACAcgcagaaatacttatattttgggacggagtgaGTAATTATGATGCAACCTTCGACCTTTTCATATTTCTagatattttgtgaataagaGTTTAGAGTACTACAGTTATCACCATTGATTTGTTCAATTCCAGTTGCCATAGATATTATCTGCAATTGCCTGTGTATTATGCTAGAATAAAACCAGTTATATATGCATCTACATATGTTATGCAGGATTGCTTAATTCAGATTTTTCCTTGTAGGTGTTGATGCGGGGTTTGTCACTGCGATAGCCCCTGCAGAAGAGGCAGTGCTGGTTACTACCCCTGACATTACAGCCCTCCGCGATGCTGACCGTGTTGCAGGGCTATTGGAGTGTGACGGCATCAAAGACATAAAGATTATTGTGAACCGAGTGCGTCCAGACTTGGTAAAGGGTGAGGATATGATGTCAGCACTCGATGTTCAAGAAATGCTTGGCTTGCCTTTGCTAGGTGTGGTGCCGGAGGATGCCGAGGTGATCCGGAGTACAAATAGAGGTGTGCCGTTGGTTCTGAACGACCCACCCACACCAGCTGGTCTTGCTCTGGAGCAGGCAGCTTGGCGGTTGGTGGAAAGAGATGCGATGACAGCAGTTATGGTTGAGGAGCAGGAGAGGCCCAAGAAGAAAGTTGGGTTCTTCTCATTCTTTGGCGGGTAAATGCTCTGAGATCGATAAGCTCAGTGTTAGGCAGCGTGTACAGATTTGCATTTTGAAGCTACGAATTGGTTTTTCCCGTTTCTTTTGCTTTGTTCTAGCGTAGAATGATTCATTCGTTGTGCTTAAATCAATAGACAAGAGTGTTTTGCTCATGTTTTGGTCTGAACATTagtaatttatgaaaatatatgtagttCTGTTTTGGTGCTTCTACTATTGGATGGTTGTAAATCAGAATGAAGCATCAAGAATGGGGATGCTCGTTTTCTCGTGCTGACGCAACCTCACGGTATACTTATCAAGTTGAATCCCTCCATTTGATTGTAATTTAACGCCATTTTTCTCATTGAGGACTCAATCTAATCGATTACTTCATATCGACGACTGATCTAGTTTATTGTTTCGACAATAGTTGCAATTTCAGTAATTGGGTAAATAACCTTGCATTGTAAGGTAAATTTTGTACCAGTTGACGCAGAGCACCTCAACCACCATCAGCCTCAGGCGGAAAAGCATATAAAGGTAAAGTTACTCAAACAGTTCATACTGAAATATTGAAAGCAGCTTAGCCACCGAGCAATACACAagcatagttttttttttttcattttcaacgACAGATGTTTCATCCAGATTAAGCAGATGTTACAGTTATGTCATACATAGATCTTCCACTCAAATTACAGAAACATAGCGATCTCAGACTTAGGCCGTGATGCCCAAAACATAGCGTATACAGCGGCGGCATCACTTCATGTACCTCTGCAGAAACTTGCGGTGGAAATCACTCCTGATAGTGTCGTTGATGAAACGTTTCGGTGTCTTGGTCTCTCCACGAGCCTGGTTCTTGAATACAACATCATCGTCCCACCTACagaaaatatatgcataaaatagGATCAGGTTCACAATCAAGCGTGCTAACATTAGAGAAGCATGTAAAACAGCACGATGAGCCAGTGTGCAAACCTTCTCTTAACATTGAAGGATCCAGCGTTATTAATATTGATCAGGGGGTTCCCCCGCATCAGTTCAGCTTCCTTCATCTTGGCTTCCTCTTCAGCTTCTTGGCGCTCCTGAAGAaacaataatacatatataactgttgttgttttgctaaatgAGTAAAATCTACAGAAATATATTGCCTTAACACAAGTGGTGAGAAGAAAACAGCAAACCTTTCTAAGCTTTTCTTCAGCTCTTTCTTTCTTAATTCTTTCAAGCTCTGCCATTAGAGCTTCAgtgtcgtcgtcatcatcatcctcatcACTGAAATGAAATTACAATTCCACTTGTAAACATACATTGAAATGAAACTTTCAACTATGATACAAGAAAACAAGCCCAAATAACTGTATGCACTGTAAAAATGGAAAGGAAGTTATTTCAATTGTTTACCCAAATGGCATAAAAAGGTGGATAACGTAAGTATGAGTATCAACACTAGCCTTTTGGCCAAATGGTAACTTATGTTAGATATCATAGAGAAAATTGTTTCAATCCCAACTACCCTCCTCCAGAATTATTAATTGAGCCAAAAGATGTAGAAATAAGCACACTAATGCAGCTGTAAAAATGTCAGCGGTATTTTACACAGGCACgatgaaatatttataagattGAGCAAGACATACCTTTCATCATCACTTCTGGGTTCTACATCAGAATCATCTGCATCAATTTCTCTAGGAACTATCTTATCCTCAGCCTCTCGCTTTGAACCTATAATATAGCAGAGAAAACAACTCAGAATCACTATGACTGAAGATAAACACATCTTCATAAAGCATCAGTGGTCCAGACCTTCTAGGAGCAGACTTGAGCTTTTCCGCCTATCTCTCTCTTCTGCAAGGacatagaattaaataaatggGCAAATGATTATACAACAGGACAAGAAAATGTCACAggaaaagatataaaaatatttggcaAGTATTCTATGAATAAAAGAGGGAGAAGTACACAAAGACCCAGAGTTAATACCAGCATAGGACTTATCCTTGGACGAGTAGTGCTTCCGCTCACGCTCCTCAAGTTCATCTCTGAGATTCCTCTTCTGTAGCTCTTCTTGGGTATGCTGTCCCTCTTTTCTGTACATAGGAGGGAAAGATCAGATTCAACTACTCCTATTTAATAAGAAAAGGGGGCCTGAGTATAACTATTATTGAAAGAAATAGACCGACGGTCAGGTTTGGCAGAGCCAGGACAATAGGAAATGATTAAAGAAGCAATGATGAGAAGAAATATGACGATTGGAGCTGATGGAATTCGAGTATTTCTCTCAGGCAGAGGCAGTAAACCCAAAAGTAgtaaaatatgaaacatgGTGAAGCATGAGCTTATGGGTTTCTTGCTCTCTCAATGCAGCAATAGTAactgtttttatatttctacagCAACTATGGTGTCTGAGGGAGAATGGTAACTAGTTTGCATTCGACTTATATCCTCCTTATGAGGAAAGGCGGTTCATAAACATATCGTGATTTACTCCATTCGCATGATACAAGCACAGGTGTGCATCTAATCCTGCCTAGCCTGAACACGAAGCATACAATACAGACATTTACAGGCTATTTGTGAACAAAAAGATTTATTCTTGTCCAATTTAGTACGTGTCcctgaaataaacaaaagcaaaacgaAGCAGGGACGGTCTAAAAGCTAGGGTTAGCCGTCTATTTCCTTCAATTCCGTCGCATATAGTCAAAGAGGCAAAAAAATTCAGCTCAAACCAACGATTCCAGCTAGGAGGCCtaattttttcccccaaaTTACAAGCGGAACCACGCGGCGGCAGAAATTCGGACCAGATCTCCACGGAACGAAACAACAATCACAATCCGAACATAGCTATAAATCGATTCGagtggggggaggggggagagaTACCTGGGCTTGAGGGTGGTGTGGGCGGCGAGGTCGCGGGAGGAGTACTTCTGCGAGGGCCCGAAGATGCGTGTGCCCCCCTGCTCGTTGCCGCCCTTGGCCGGCGCCCAggtcggccgcgccgccgtcgtcatctCTCCCCGCGGCGCGGTTGCGGACGAAACCCtaggcggcgaggcgaggtgCTCCGATCGGTTCCTCCTCTCGTCGACGAGACGCGGCTGCAAAATTGCAGAGAAGCCCCTGCGGAATCGcgtattttctctctctctctctctctctcgatgtatgggccgggccgggccgtaCGTAAGTTGGAATAGGCCCATTTGGCTCATGCAACTCGACCCAAATAAAGGCCCAGACTAACCGACCTGTTTTCTGCTAGATAACGATGGATGATccgggatttttttttaaaaaaaggaaaaactatGTTCAATTATACTCCGTACTATAAAAATGCTGTCTGCTAAACATATCCATAACCAAGTAAGAAAACTAAGATGATGACAACACAAATgctaatcaaatcaaatcctaAAGGAATCTCCGGTAAATCGGCAGTGACTAAACTAATCATACTGTCTAAAGTGGTCATTTGGTTACCTAGGTAAAATAATCGTTAGCCAAAATTCTTTGTGCAGTCCAAAAGACTAGGTAAATTATACCATAAACATTTacatcctcatcttttcgtttcatTTGTAAGCCGAAATTCAaagttttaatcttaaatttaaagttgattttaaatttgtccatcatattttgagttttgttaataaatatgtcgtttctAACGGTGACCTTTTTTATGGCTAGCTAAATCAAGAGAGAATACGTGGGGGAATTGAGAGATAACATGGGATGCCTACTTGCCTAGCCATTGAGTCTAACCAAGCTTGGCTAGTCGGTGCAGGCTGTTAGAGAAGCACATACCGTTTTACGAGCTTGAAAAGCAGCCaacataaatccaaaaattcatagtcagaaaagaaaatgggtACAGTGATAAAGAGATTAAAGATTTCAGAAGTTAAGCATGCAAAGTAGGGACTAATTTTCCATTTGTACGAGAAACTGAACCTTGAAGTTACTACATAGCAGACGAAGCACTGTATAAGCATAGGCAGCAGTGCGGACTAGTGACTGGTTATTGTTTGACAAGACCGAAGGGAAGGCTACTGCTGCTGGTCGGAGCTAGATGGCTGGGACGGAGTAGGCGCACTGCTGCAGGACGAGCTGGTCGATGGGTAGCGTGTCGGTGGGGAAGGGGCAGGCGCCGTCGTGCGATCCCTGCAGCGGCTGACATGGCGACGGCGTGACGCCGGCGGAGACGCCCTCGACGTCGGTGCAGGTCCAGGGGTACTTGCGCGACTTGGCGAGGGTGGCGGTGACGTTGGCGATGCAGATGTCGCGGAAGGGGGCGCCCTGGATGCCCTcgaggcgggcggcggtgttgacggcggtggcgacgacgtccTGGTAGCTGATGTTCTCGACGACGGGGATGGCGTTGGGGTCGTACTTGTCGTCCGGGTGCGACTTGTAGTTGCCCGTCATCCAGAACACCCACTTCATGGTGTCCAGCGACATCCGCCGGACGAACACGTCGCGCACGTACGCGCCGCGCCCCACCGCCGTCTTGATCCGCACCCCGGACTCCGAGTTCACCGCCGTGATGTCCTCCGCGCGCACGTCGTTGATCCCGCCCGACATCTCGCTGCCCAGCGCGATCACCGCGCTCGTCGGCGACACGCACGTCAGCCGCCGCACCACGATGTGCTGGCTCGGCATCCCGTACGCGATGCCGTACTCGTCCCACCCGCTCTTGATGGCCACGCAGTCGTCGCCGGAGACGATGTAGCAGTCCTCGATGCGGACGTGCGAGCACGAGTCCGGGTTGATGCCGTCGGTGTTCGGCGAGTGCGTCGGCGCCAGGATCGTCACCCCCTGCACCACCACGTTGCTGCTGTACACCGGGTGGATGTTCCACGCCGGCGAGTTCACCAGCGTCACGTTCGCGATCACCACCGTGTCGGAGTGCATCACCTCGATCAGGTACCCGCGCGTGTACTTGAGCTTGTTCTGGTGGAACTTGGACCACCACATCGCCCCCTGCCCGTCGATCGTCCCGTTCGCGCCGGTGATCACCACGTCCGTCAGGTTGGACCCGCCGATGAGGCTGGCGTACCGCCCGCCGATCTTGTCGCGCCCACGCCCGTACGACGGGAGGGGGTCGATGATGGGCCACTCCGCCATGTCCTGCGACCCCAGGATGACGGCGTCGCTGTGGAGGAACAGCGTGAAGTGGCTCGTCAGGTTGAACGGCCCCGTCAGCCACTTCCCCGCCGGCACGTACAGCatcgccccgccgcctccctcgccggaGTACTGCGACAGGTGGTCCACCGCCGACTTGAACGCCGCCGTGTTCGACGTCGTCCCGTCGCCCACGCCGCCGAAGTCCGTCAGCGACGCCGTGTGCGCGCGGCAGCTCGGCGCCAGGTACATGCTCTGCCCGGCAACCGGCGCTGCCGGGCCGtggcgcctcgccgccaccgtcgccgacgccgacgcggccaggaggaggaggcaaacGCACCGGACAACCTGTTCCAAGAAATGCTcgttaaaaaaactcatctTTTACTATATACCCTCCTAAATAAAGGGGAAAAATGCACACTTGGACATGGATTCCTCGATCTACTGTGTGAGTCACTTTTTATTAACAGATAAGGAGATGGAGATGCTAATTGGACAGAAAATTTAGGAAATGCAAGTTATAACGACTGGTAGTCCATATTCACCTCAGGGAAAAGGTGAGGAATTTCAGACTTTGACAGAGAAAGCTCAGAAATTTTGTACTGCAGAGAGAATTTCACCCAAAACTGGGAATCAACAAGCTGCGACCGTTTGATCTCTGTTTATATGTTAGGTGCTTTCCTATAGCGTTGTTCATCTGTCCAGACACCCCTTAAATTAAACTGACTTTACTGTATAATTTATGGAGAAAGGTAGTAGTATTCTTCAGGCTTGGAGAAACAGAGACAAGAAAAGCAACATAGCAGGTTACAAAAATGAGACGCGTAGTCGCATTGCCATTCATGAGATTTCCAGGACAGTCATAATGAATACAGCAAGCGAAACAACCCCGCAAGAAAGAATTGAAACGCAATGAATAATATCaacaaagaagagagagagagagagagagagagagagagagaggcagagTGAGTTACATGGAGAGGTGACGCATTGGACGCCATTGCTGCTGCTCTCGATGCGAGTGTGGTCACGGATGAGATGAGAgtgtggagtggagtggattGGATGGTAGCGGAGAGGGAAGCTGCAGATTTATAGGAGCCGTTTCTGCACTGTTGAGCACTTGTTCGTGCCTGCCTCATCCATTAATTAGTGAGCTTTATTATGCATGCAATCCAGCACTAACTTTCCCtgtcctctcttttctctggTACGACTCGCCacttttttctctgaaaattGACACCCTGAATTTCTTATTTCCAGTTCATGTGAAATTAgtgaaatttactttttttactaTAGGCTTTTCAGCTGCCTGCCGGCCTTCCAATAGCTTACTTTCTACCAGCCGGCCCCGGCCGGTCCCATCTTAATCCATGCCTAGATTAAGAGAATGCTCACTGTAACTTATGCTGTTACTAATTCAGTTTATAT contains the following coding sequences:
- the LOC102714383 gene encoding putative septum site-determining protein minD homolog, chloroplastic, translating into MSFAPRLLLPTTPPARCPPPPASARHGGRTAPELSGPTPRVVVVTSGKGGVGKTTTTANLAASLARLSLPAVAVDADAGLRNLDLLLGLENRVHLTAADVLAGDCRLDQALVRHRALQDLQLLCLSKPRSKLPLAFGSKTLTWVADALRRAANPPAFILIDCPAGVDAGFVTAIAPAEEAVLVTTPDITALRDADRVAGLLECDGIKDIKIIVNRVRPDLVKGEDMMSALDVQEMLGLPLLGVVPEDAEVIRSTNRGVPLVLNDPPTPAGLALEQAAWRLVERDAMTAVMVEEQERPKKKVGFFSFFGG
- the LOC102721557 gene encoding protein CWC15 homolog — protein: MTTAARPTWAPAKGGNEQGGTRIFGPSQKYSSRDLAAHTTLKPRKEGQHTQEELQKRNLRDELEERERKHYSSKDKSYAEERDRRKSSSLLLEGSKREAEDKIVPREIDADDSDVEPRSDDESDEDDDDDDTEALMAELERIKKERAEEKLRKERQEAEEEAKMKEAELMRGNPLININNAGSFNVKRRWDDDVVFKNQARGETKTPKRFINDTIRSDFHRKFLQRYMK
- the LOC102714654 gene encoding probable polygalacturonase; the encoded protein is MASNASPLHVVRCVCLLLLAASASATVAARRHGPAAPVAGQSMYLAPSCRAHTASLTDFGGVGDGTTSNTAAFKSAVDHLSQYSGEGGGGAMLYVPAGKWLTGPFNLTSHFTLFLHSDAVILGSQDMAEWPIIDPLPSYGRGRDKIGGRYASLIGGSNLTDVVITGANGTIDGQGAMWWSKFHQNKLKYTRGYLIEVMHSDTVVIANVTLVNSPAWNIHPVYSSNVVVQGVTILAPTHSPNTDGINPDSCSHVRIEDCYIVSGDDCVAIKSGWDEYGIAYGMPSQHIVVRRLTCVSPTSAVIALGSEMSGGINDVRAEDITAVNSESGVRIKTAVGRGAYVRDVFVRRMSLDTMKWVFWMTGNYKSHPDDKYDPNAIPVVENISYQDVVATAVNTAARLEGIQGAPFRDICIANVTATLAKSRKYPWTCTDVEGVSAGVTPSPCQPLQGSHDGACPFPTDTLPIDQLVLQQCAYSVPAI